DNA from Amycolatopsis sp. DSM 110486:
TGCGTTTCCGCGCGTTCGCCGGGCCGAGCGGCCGGGGGCCGGAACAAGCTGCCATAACGGGTTTCCTGCGGCTCGACAAGAGCGCCGGACCGACGCTCTTCTGCGACGGGGTGGCTGAAGAGTGGCTTTCCCAAGGGTGAGGTACTGATGGTTTTCCTTTCGAGACAACGTGATCGATGTCCGCCACCGAGTATCGGGAGCGGGCCACGTCGCACCATCGCCGTAACCCTTTTGGGCGCTGTCGGCTGGCACCGCGGACGCGGTCGGAGCCGGAGCGGCTCGACGGCCTTCAGGCCGATGGGTGACGATGGTGTGTCGTGGGCCCGGCTACATGCCGTGCTCCCGTCCTCGGCCGGAACCGACCGGAGGAGGGCCGAGGACGGCGCGGGCTCGATCGCCCACACACGAGATGCTCTCGGACACCACCCACACTACACCGACGAGCGGCCGAACGCGCTGTGGAGTGCTGCCCCTGCGACGAGGGCTCCGTGCGACGGCCGGATACCCGTTGCGGGACAACGGGACCGAACCCGGGGAGTAGCCTGGCAGCACCGGAGGCGAAGCAATGTCCGGCCGTTCGCCGGGCCCACCTCTGGCGTGCGAACGATCCCCGGCCCGGTCACGGGCCGGAGACAGGAGCGCCGGGATGGTGGTCTCGGTTCAGCTGGAAACGTCGACCGAAGGTGAGCAGCTTTCCACGCCCCGCCTGCGGATGAAGCAGGCCGGCGCCGAACGCGGCCACGTCGATGGCGGCTGGTGGCCGCGCGCGACGGATCTGGTGGCGGAGCTGCCGTCATTGGCGAATGCGCTTGAGCAGTGGGTGGGACCGGTCACGCGCGTGTCCTACCACCTGGACACCTGGGGGCTGGTCACCCGGAAGGTACGCGTCGGCGACCGCATGGTGCGGCTCGAGGGCTTCCGCTTCACGGACCCCCACACGATCACCGTGATCGGTTCGGACTCCCGGGGGACGATCCTGCTGGTCGTGCCACCGGGGACCGACAGGGAAGCAGCTCGCGCGGCGCTGCGGTCGGCTGCCGGTGAGGAGTCCACCGCCGCCGCCGCGGAAATCCTCTCCGGCAAAGAGTTTTCCCCGCGACCCTGAGCGACCGCAGGGCCGGTCCGGTGTCTCGGGTGGACGGTTCGGCCCACCAGCGGCCACCGGACTCCGCCCGATCAGCGCCACGCCGAGCGGCTGATGACCGGAGAACCGCTGGCGGCGGTTCGTGGACGCTGACCTCGCGGCACAGCGTGGTCCGGCCGGGTGTGCTGTCGTGACCTTCCGGTACCTGGCCACGTGTAGTGTCAGTGGTGTCCGGAAGCATCCCGCGCGATGGCAGTAGAGCACGCGCCGTCCCCGGCTCGTAGCACGCCTGGCGATGATCAGCGCCCAAGGCGAGTCACTGGCCGCAGCAGCTGGGCGAGGCATCGGACACGATGATGACGCACGCGCTTGCGTTGCTCTGCAATCTGCAGAGCTCGCGTTGCTCTGCAATCTGCAGAGCTCGTGGAGCTCGGCGTGGACAAGAACACCACCGTGGTGTTCCCCGCCCCGCTGATGAGCACCATCGGTGAGCTGGGCGCTTTCCTCGCCCGCGAGAACGCGGCCGCGAACACCCCGCCGCCGCCGTTCGTCGCGACGGTCGTGACGTCGAACGGAGCCGAGGCGGCCGACCAGTGAGGAGCACGAATTGATCACCGAACTCGCCCCATTGCCGCCGACGGGCGTGCGGACGGACGTTGGCGGCTGCCCTGTCTGTCCACATGAGACAGACAGCCACGACACGATCGCGAGCCGCTTCTGCGCGGCGACGGCGGCAGGTGGGCTCCACCGTGGCTGCGCCTGCCCTGCAAGAAGCCCGGAAACCGAGGAAGAGGAAGAGATCATGACCAGTGAGGTGGTCTTCGTGTCGCGGTACGACCGGCGGGTCGTACTGGTACGCGATGTGCTGAAAGCAGATACGGACCTGACCGAAGCGGCGTGCCAAGCGCTTGCGGTGCGGCTACTGCACCTCATCGACGAGGCACCCGAGAAAGTGCGGCGGTAGGAGCTCGCCTTGCCGGTCCGGAAGGCGGCACAGGATGGGGCGGAGGTTTCCACCGAGCTGTTCGTTCCCGTCGGCTACTGGATCGCGGCCCGGGTGTCCACCAGCCCTGGCTCGTGGCAAACATCGTCAGCCACGGGCCGTGAGCCGAATGCCGTGGGGCATGGCGGAGAGCATGGTTGCCGCGGCGGGGACGTGGTGGAGGCGCCGGAGCGCAATCGACCAGGCAAGGGCAAGGAGCAGGACGGCTTGCCAGCCGGCGCACCACCGGACCCGGTGCCTGACCAAATCCCCCGTTCTCCCGAATTCGCATCCATGGGGACCAGTGTCGGTGACCGGGCACCATTTCCCGCATTCAGAACCCGCGACGGGAGAACCCCGCAGGGGACCCGCTAAGCCCGCCGTATCAGCTCGCCATGAAGTCCGCACGAAATCCGCCGACGCCGGGATACCGCCGAGTAGAGGAAAAGGTCGAGCCCGGCATCACTCGACACCATCCGACACGTCGCTCTTAACCAGCGGGTTCGGGGTTCGAGTCCCTGATGGCGCACATTCCTGAATCGAGGGCGGCGGCCGCGGGCGGTGGTGTGGACGGATGCCGGGGTGGCGCATTGGCGGGCCGCCGGTGAACGTCCGCCGGTGGCGGTGTGGACGGCGCAGCAAACGGCCGAGTTCCTCGACCACGCGCGGCCGCATCCGCTTTATGAGTTGTACCTGTCGATCGCCCTGCTCGGTCTGCGTCGTGCTGAGGCGGCGGGGCTTCGGTGGTGTGATCTTGATTTGGATGTGGGGACCGTGCAGGTGTCGCATCAGGTGCAGGACCGTGGCGGTCGGACTGTCGTGTGCCCGCCGAAGACTGAGGGGCTGCGTGCGCACGTTGGCTTTGGACCACGTCCTGAGGCGTTCGTTGCGGAAGTTTGGTGTGCGCACCCGTGCGGGTCAGCCGTCCGGATTCGTCTTTTCTCGGCCGGGCGGACTACCGTTCAGCCCTGGCTATCTGACGTTGGCAGGGTGTGGCATGCCGGACCCGAAGGCTGAGCCGATGGTGATGTCCAGCGAGGAACAGCGAGTTTTGCTGGGACGTGTTACGTGCCGTCGCCGAGACCGGTGGGGTGATCGGGATGTCCGCGCCGCCGCACACCACCTTGTCGCATAGCCATCTCCTGCACGACATCCATTCGGGCAAGGACCATTTCCGGTACTGCGCAGACCTGGTCGGCATCGAGCACGTCGCGGTCGGGCCCGACACCCGCTACGGCGACCACGTCGGCCTGCACACCGTGTTCGGGCATCTGCTCGGCAAGACGACAGGAGGCGGACCGCCCCGTGAGAAAGTGCCCCATGTGGACGGATTGGAGAACCCGACGGAGAACTTCGGCAACATCTGTGGGGAGCTGGTCCGAGACGGGCTCTCCGACAGCGAGATCGCGCCGTGCTGGGCGGCAACATCCTGCGGGTGCTGAAGGAAGTCCGGGCATGACCGCTGCGCCCGGCCGGATCGCCGGGCGCAGTCCTGCCTGCGTTACCCGCAGACAGCGCCCTGGGAGGCCGAGCCGACGAGCCTGGAGTACTTGGCCAGCACGCCGCGAGTGTAGCGGGCCGGCAGTGGCGTCCAGCCCGCCCGGCGGGTCGCCAGCTCGGCGGCATCCACGCCGAGGTCCAGCATGCCGGTCGCGACGTTGAGGCTGACGGGATCGCCATCGCGGACGAAGGCGATCGGCCCGCCGTCGGCTGCCTCCGGGGCGACATGGCCGACGCACAGGCCCGTCGTGCCGCCGGAGAAACGGCCGTCGGTGAGCAGCAGGACGTCCTTGCCGAGCCCCGCGCCCTTGATCGCCGCAGTGATGGCGAGCATCTCCCGCATCCCCGGCCCGCCCTTGGGGCCCTCGTAGCGGATCACCACGACGTCGCCCGCGATGATCGTGCCGTCCTCCAGCGCGTCCATCGCGGCGCGTTCGCGATCGAACACCCTGGCGGTGCCGGTGAATACGTCCGAGTCGAAACCGGCGGACTTCACGACCGCGCCGTCCGGCGCCAGGGAACCACGCAGGATCGTGATGCCGCCGGTCGGGTGGATCGGCGAGGCCATCGCGCGCAGCACCGTGCCGTCCGGGTCCGGCGGCGCGATCTCGGCCAGGTTCTCGGCGACCGTACGCCCGGTCACGGTCAGGCAATCGCCGTGCAGAAGATCCGCTTCCAGCAACGCTTTCATCACCACGGGCACGCCGCCGATGCGGTCGACGTCGGTCATCACATGCCGTCCGAACGGTTTCACGTCGGCCAGGTGCGGCACCCGCGCACCGATCCGCGTGAAGTCGTCCAGGCTGAGCGGTACCTCCGCCTCGTGCGCGATGGCGAGCAGGTGCAGGACCGCGTTGGTGGAGCCGCCGAACGCCATCACCACGGCGATCGCGTTCTCGAACGCCTCCAGAGTCATGATCTGCCGAGCGGTGATCCCCTTGCGCAGCATCTCGACCACCGCCTGACCGGACCGCCGCGCGAACCCGTCACGCCGCCGGTCC
Protein-coding regions in this window:
- a CDS encoding RGCVC family protein translates to MITELAPLPPTGVRTDVGGCPVCPHETDSHDTIASRFCAATAAGGLHRGCACPARSPETEEEEEIMTSEVVFVSRYDRRVVLVRDVLKADTDLTEAACQALAVRLLHLIDEAPEKVRR
- a CDS encoding membrane dipeptidase; its protein translation is MLRAVAETGGVIGMSAPPHTTLSHSHLLHDIHSGKDHFRYCADLVGIEHVAVGPDTRYGDHVGLHTVFGHLLGKTTGGGPPREKVPHVDGLENPTENFGNICGELVRDGLSDSEIAPCWAATSCGC
- a CDS encoding DUF5994 family protein; this encodes MVVSVQLETSTEGEQLSTPRLRMKQAGAERGHVDGGWWPRATDLVAELPSLANALEQWVGPVTRVSYHLDTWGLVTRKVRVGDRMVRLEGFRFTDPHTITVIGSDSRGTILLVVPPGTDREAARAALRSAAGEESTAAAAEILSGKEFSPRP
- the ilvD gene encoding dihydroxy-acid dehydratase: MDETPDIKPRSRDVTDGLERTAARGMLRAVGMGDDDWVKPQIGVASSWNEITPCNLSLDRLAKASKDGVHAAGGYPLEFGTISVSDGISMGHEGMHFSLVSREVIADSVETVMQAERLDGSVLLAGCDKSLPGMLMAAARLDLASVFLYAGSILPGRVTLSDGGEREVTIIDAFEAVGACARGLMSRADVGLIERAICPGEGACGGMYTANTMASAAEALGMSLPGSAAPPATDRRRDGFARRSGQAVVEMLRKGITARQIMTLEAFENAIAVVMAFGGSTNAVLHLLAIAHEAEVPLSLDDFTRIGARVPHLADVKPFGRHVMTDVDRIGGVPVVMKALLEADLLHGDCLTVTGRTVAENLAEIAPPDPDGTVLRAMASPIHPTGGITILRGSLAPDGAVVKSAGFDSDVFTGTARVFDRERAAMDALEDGTIIAGDVVVIRYEGPKGGPGMREMLAITAAIKGAGLGKDVLLLTDGRFSGGTTGLCVGHVAPEAADGGPIAFVRDGDPVSLNVATGMLDLGVDAAELATRRAGWTPLPARYTRGVLAKYSRLVGSASQGAVCG